From Pseudomonas hefeiensis, one genomic window encodes:
- a CDS encoding polysaccharide lyase family 7 protein — MIDLTTWNLSIPEGSPPATIETPRLAQGFKDQYFNAETGTLFFWAPVTGAKTANAIYPRSELRETYSDGTLRNWLYSAADNKLRATLSVSQVPSTGKIVIGQIHAKDSTRPMVKLEYQYKAYSSTGNIVAKVRLRPDDESGQVITIATGVQLDRRFTYQIHLSPKGALGISAAGYNWRTTVSPDWKDKPLYFKAGVYVQDNTGYTTEGGKVTFSMLEIHHTVR; from the coding sequence ATGATCGATCTCACCACCTGGAATCTGAGCATTCCCGAAGGCAGCCCTCCGGCGACCATCGAGACGCCCAGACTGGCGCAAGGGTTCAAAGACCAGTATTTCAATGCCGAAACCGGCACCCTGTTTTTTTGGGCTCCCGTGACCGGCGCCAAGACCGCCAACGCCATTTACCCGCGCAGCGAACTGCGGGAAACCTACAGCGACGGCACCCTTCGCAACTGGCTCTACTCAGCGGCAGACAACAAGCTGCGCGCCACCCTCTCCGTCAGCCAGGTGCCGAGCACCGGCAAGATCGTGATCGGCCAGATCCACGCCAAAGACAGCACCAGACCCATGGTGAAACTGGAATACCAGTACAAGGCCTATAGCTCCACCGGCAACATCGTCGCTAAAGTCCGGCTGCGCCCCGACGACGAATCGGGCCAGGTCATCACCATCGCCACGGGCGTGCAACTTGATCGCAGGTTTACCTACCAGATTCACCTCAGCCCGAAGGGTGCGCTGGGCATCAGCGCGGCAGGTTACAACTGGAGAACCACGGTAAGCCCGGACTGGAAGGACAAGCCGCTGTATTTCAAAGCCGGCGTCTACGTGCAGGACAACACCGGCTACACCACTGAAGGTGGAAAAGTGACGTTCAGCATGCTGGAAATTCATCACACCGTTCGATAA
- a CDS encoding polysaccharide lyase family 7 protein, with amino-acid sequence MVDLATWNLSIPEGSPPKTIETPRLVDGFKNKYFNSEGQAVYFWAPVTGAKTENAIYPRSELRETYKDGTLRNWLYPDADNFLQATLAVNQVPSSGKIVIGQIHAKDSNKPMVKLEYQYKDASGTGNIVAKVRMRPDDDEGRVITVATGVKLDRSFSYRIHLDRTGDLGITAAGRSWYTTMSTKWKVKPLYFKAGVYVQDNTGYTSEGGKVTFSKLDIDHNT; translated from the coding sequence ATGGTCGATCTTGCAACCTGGAATCTGAGCATCCCCGAGGGGAGCCCACCCAAAACCATCGAAACCCCTCGACTGGTGGACGGTTTCAAGAACAAATATTTCAACTCTGAAGGCCAGGCCGTGTATTTCTGGGCACCGGTCACCGGCGCCAAGACGGAAAACGCCATATACCCGCGCAGCGAGCTGCGGGAAACCTATAAAGACGGCACCCTGCGCAACTGGCTGTACCCCGACGCCGACAACTTTCTGCAGGCGACCCTGGCAGTCAACCAGGTGCCCAGTAGCGGCAAGATCGTGATCGGTCAGATCCACGCCAAGGACAGCAACAAACCCATGGTGAAACTGGAATACCAATACAAGGACGCCAGCGGCACCGGCAACATCGTCGCTAAAGTGCGTATGCGCCCCGATGACGACGAAGGCCGGGTCATCACCGTCGCCACGGGGGTGAAGCTTGATCGGTCCTTTTCTTACCGGATCCATCTTGACCGTACCGGCGACCTGGGCATCACCGCGGCGGGTCGTAGCTGGTACACCACCATGAGCACCAAATGGAAGGTCAAGCCGCTGTACTTCAAGGCTGGCGTGTATGTGCAGGACAATACGGGCTACACCAGCGAAGGAGGGAAAGTGACGTTCAGCAAGCTGGATATCGATCACAACACCTGA